A single window of Mugil cephalus isolate CIBA_MC_2020 chromosome 1, CIBA_Mcephalus_1.1, whole genome shotgun sequence DNA harbors:
- the LOC125006587 gene encoding E3 ubiquitin/ISG15 ligase TRIM25-like: MEQKGVHLDRETFSCSICLDLLKDPVTTTCGHSYCMNCIKSHWDGEDQKGIYSCPQCRKTFIPRPVLEKNTMLAELVEQLKKTGLQAAPADHCYAGPEDVACDVCTGRKLKAFKSCLVCLASYCEKHLQPHYDAAPLKKHKLVEPSKKLQENICSRHDKVMEIFCRTDQQSICYLCTMDEHKGHEIVPAAAERTEKQKEQKEVEVMLQNIQEGIQERKKDVELLRQELKAIKDSADKTVEDSKEIFTEMILLLQKRSSDVEQLVRSQQETEETQVKGVEKKLEQQITELERKGSELKQLLNTEDHNQFLHNYPSLPPPSQSTHSSSISHPLNFEDMKVAVTETREKLQDILICTYFHNVDSTCLLSKHESTLRDEMEQQTEQNLGNISCSICLDLLKEPVTTSCGHNYCINCIKSHWDGEDQKGIYSCPQCRKTFIPRPVLEKNTMLAELVEQLKKTGLQAAPADHCYAGPEDVACDVCTGRKLKAFKSCLVCLASYCEKHLQPHYDAAPLKKHKLVEPSKKLQENICSRHDKMMEIFCRTDQQSICYLCTMDEHKGHETVPVAAERAEKQKEVEVILQNIQQGIQERKKDVELLRQELKAIKDSADKTVEDSKEIFTEMIRLLQKRSSDVEQLVRSQQETEESRVKDVEEKLEQQITELERKGSELKHLLNTEDHNQFLHNYPSLPPPSESTHSSSIIHPLNFEVVKEAVTETREKLQDILRETWTNTSVTVTEVDVLLSQPEPKTRDEFLKFSRKISLDPNTVHTELLLSEGNRKVTVMTKPQSYSDHPDRFTAYWQVLSRESLTGRCYWEVEWRGEGVGVAVAYKNISRTGNESSFGYNDKSWSLRCYTNSYRFWYSKVSSVVSGPVSSRVGVYLDHRAGLLSFYSVSETMTLLHRVQTTFTQPLYAGLGPLDSKVTAEFIKVK; this comes from the exons atggagcagaaaggagttcatctggacagagaaaccttctcttgttccatctgtctggatctactgaaggatcctgtgactactacctgtggacacagctattgcatgaactgtattaaaagccactgggatggagaagaccagaagggaatctacagctgccctcagtgcaggaagactttcataccgaggcctgtcctggagaaaaacaccatgttagcagagttagtggagcagctgaagaagactggactccaagctgctccagctgatcactgctatgctggacctgaagatgtggcctgtgatgtctgcactgggaggaagctgaaagccttcaagtcctgtctggtctgtttggcctcttactgtgagaaacacctccaacctcactatgatgcagctccattaaagaaacacaagctggtggagccctccaagaagctccaggagaacatctgctctcgtcatgatAAGGTGATGGAGATtttctgtcgtactgatcagcagagtatctgttatctctgcacaatggatgaacataaaggccatgAAATagtcccagctgcagcagaaaggactgagaagcagaaggag cagaaggaggtggaggtgatgctaCAAAACATCCAGGAGGGAatccaggagagaaagaaagatgtggagctgcttagacaggagctgaaggccatcaaagactctgctgataaaacagtggaggacagtaaggagatcttcactgagatgatccttctcctccagaaaagaagctctgatgtggagcagctggtcagatcccagcaggaaactgaagagactCAAGTCAAAGGTGTTGAGAAGAAGTTggagcagcagatcactgagctggagaggaaaggctccgagctgaagcagctcttaaacacagaggaccacaaccagtttctacacaactacccctcactgccaccacccagtcagtctacacactcatccagcatcagCCATCCACTGAACTTTGAGGACATGAAAGTAGctgtgacagagaccagagagaaactacaggacattctgaTTTGTACTTATTTCCACAACGTGGACAGTACATGTCTGCTTTCAAAGCAC GAATCAACACTGAGGGATGAAATGGAGCAGCAGACTGAGCAGAATTTGGGGAACatctcttgttccatctgttTGGATCTACTGAAGGAACCTGTGACTACTTCCTGTGGACACAACTACTGCAttaactgtattaaaagccactgggatggagaagaccagaagggaatctacagctgccctcagtgcaggaagactttcataccgaggcctgtcctggagaaaaacaccatgttagcagagttagtggagcagctgaagaagactggactccaagctgctccagctgatcactgctatgctggacctgaagatgtggcctgtgatgtctgcactgggaggaagctgaaagccttcaagtcctgtctggtctgtctggcctcttactgtgagaaacacctccaacctcactatgatgcagctccattaaagaaacacaagttggtggagccctccaagaagctccaggagaacatctgctctcgtcatgatAAGATGATGGAGATtttctgtcgtactgatcagcaaagtatctgttatctctgcacaatggatgaacataaaggccatgAAACAGTCCCAGTTGCAGCAGAAAGGGcggagaagcagaaggaggtggaggtgattctacaaaacatccagcagggaatccaggagagaaagaaagatgtggagctgcttagacaggagctgaaggccatcaaagactctgctgataaaacagtggaggacagtaaggagatcttcactgagatgatccgtctcctccagaaaagaagctctgatgtggagcagctggtcagatcccagcaggaaactgaagagagtcgagtcaaagatgttgaggagaagctggagcagcagatcactgagctggagaggaaaggctcCGAGCTGAAGCATCTCttaaacacagaggatcacaaccagtttctacacaactacccctcactgccaccacccagtgagtctacacactcatccagcatcatCCATCCACTGAACTTTGAGGTCGTGAAAGAAGctgtgacagagaccagagagaaactacaggacattctgagagagacatggacaaacacctcagtgacagtgactgaagtggatgttttactgtcacaaccagagccaaagaccagagatgaattcttgAAATTTTCACGCAAAATCTCTTTGGATCCAAACACAGTACACACAGAGCTGTTATTAtctgagggaaacagaaaagtaacagtaATGACAAAACCTCAGTCTTAttctgatcatccagacagattcactgcTTATTggcaggtcctgagtagagagagtctcACTGGACGTTGTTATTGGGAGGTagagtggagaggagaaggagtcgGTGTAGCAGTcgcatacaagaatatcagcagaaCAGGGAATGAAAGTTCATTTGGATAcaatgacaaatcttggtcaCTACGTTGTTACACAAATAGTTATAGATTTTGGTACAGCAAAGTTTCAAGTGTTGTCTCAGGTCCTGtttcctccagagtaggagtgtacctggatcacagagcaggtcttctgtctttctacagcgtctctgaaaccatgactctcctccacagagtccagaccacattcactcagccacTCTATGCTGGACTTGGTCCACTTGATTCTAAAGTCACTGCTGAGTTCATTAAAGTCAAATAG